AGTTATCGTCTGCCTGGCGAAAAGTGGCACGCTGGGCCGCTGGCGGCTTTGCAGGATGCGCAGCGGGCGATTCGGCTGATACGGGCCATCGACCATAGCGTACATGCGCTGGGCTTTTCGGCGGGGGCACACCTGTTGGGGATGGCGGCAGCGCGGCCCGGCTACGCCAGCTATGCGCCGCAGGACGCGCTGGATATGCTGACGGCGAGCGTGGACAGCATCGGCCTGATCTATCCGATTATCACGCTGGAAGCACCGTGGAATCACACGACCACGCACCGTATGCTGGCGGGCAAACATGCCACGCCGGAGCAGGAGGCCGCATGGTCGATTGAAAACTTTGTGACCGCCGCCTATCCGCCAACGTTTCTGGCGCAGGCGCGGGACGATCGCGTATCGCCACCGCAGAACTCACTAATTATGCGTGAGATCTGTCGTCGTAAGGGCGTGCCGGTGGAGTGGATTGAGATCGATAAGGGGGGACATGGTTTCGGCCTCGGCGCGGCAGGTACGCCAGCCGCTATCTGGGATCGGGCCTATGCGCTCTGGCTACGATCGCGTCAGCATCAGCGCAGGCCGATGCTGACCTTTACGATGTAAAACAGCAGGAAAAAGACGGCCTCACAGGGCCGCCAGCGGTTATGACTTCATAGCGAAATCGATCACCATGCGCCCACGGATTTTGCCGTTTTCCATCTCATGAAAAATATCGTTGATATCGCCAATCGCACGGCGCGTAACGTGCGGCACCACTTTGCCTTCGGCGGCAAACTGAAACGCTTCTGCCAGATCTTCACGGGTGCCGACCAGCGAACCGACCACTTCAATACCATCCAGCACCAGGCGGGGGATATTCAGGCTCATTGATTCCGGCGGCAGGCCAACCGCGACGATACGCCCACCGGCGCGCATGGCGTCAACCGCAGAGTTAAAGGCGGCTTTCGCCACCGCGGTAACCACGGCCGCATGAGCGCCACCGACACGATCCTGAATGATCTTCGCCGCATCTTCATTGCGTGAGTTGATCACAATATCGGCCCCCATCTCGCTGGCGAAGGCGAGCTGATCGTCGTTGATATCAACCGCGATGACTTTCGCATTAAAGACATTTTTTGCGTACTGCAACGCCAGGTTGCCCAGCCCGCCAAGGCCGTAAATCGCGATCCATTTACCGGGACGGATGCCGGATACCTTGACCGCTTTATAGGTGGTGACGCCAGCGCAGGTTACGCTGCTGGCCGCCGCCGGATCCAGGCCGTCCGGCACTTTAACCGCGTAGTCGGCAACGACGATGCACTCCTCTGCCATGCCGCCATCTACGCTGTAGCCTGCGTTTTTGACGTTACGGCAGAGCGTTTCGTTGCCGCTGTTGCAATATTCACAGTGGCCGCAGCCCTGATAAAACCAGGCGACGCTGGCGCGATCGCCCGGCTTCAGTGAAGTCACGCCGGGGCCGATCTCTTCAACAATCCCGATCCCCTCGTGACCAAGAATAATCCCGGTGGTATCACCAAAATCGCCGTTCTTTACGTGCAGGTCGGTATGGCACACGCCGCAACACTCCATTTTCAGGCGGGCTTCACCATACGCCAGCGCGCGCAGCGTTTTCTCCACAACCTCAACGCGATGATCTTTGGTTACAACTGCTGCTTTCATGTCAGTCTCTCCCTTGATGAGATAACAACGTATCCTGGGTTCAGATGAACAGGCGGAAAGTGGTACGCCATTAACCGGCGTACCTGCCTGTATGCTAACCATTTTGAGTTATTTGCAACGCAGTGATTGTCCAGAGTGTGACAACGATCACCGGTGTACTACGCTTAAATTAACCTTGCCAGCGTAACGCGAAAAAGCAACGTTGCCGCATCCACCTGCTGCTGCGCCGTTCAGATAAAGGACATTATTACCTGTGAAAAACATGACCTACGAATCGCCCGCACGTGAAAACGGCTATGCCGGGCTGGGTGACTATGCTGCGATCGGTGAAGGCCGTTCCGTGGCGTTGATTGCCCCTGACGGCGCTATTGACTGGTGGTGTGCGCCCAATCTCGACTCGCCGCCGTTGTTCGATCGTATACTGGATGCTGATTACGGCGGCTATTTTCAGGTGGTGCCCGCCTCTTCGTGGCGTATGCAGCGCAGCTATCGTGAAAACAGTAATGTGCTGGAAACCCGCTATCAAACCGACAGCGGCGAGGTGCTGGTGACGGAATCGCTTAACAGTACGCTGGCAGGACGCCTGCCGTGGAATGAGCTGGCGCGGCGCGTGGATGGCGTGCGCGGCGAAGTGGCAATGAAGGTAATTTTTCAGCCCGGCACGCGCGCGGAAACCTGTTCGCCGTGGATGAACAAGGTCCATGACTATCCGGTTTATCACGTCGGTGAACTGATGGCGATGCTGCGCCTGACCGATGATGTACAAATTGATCGCTGTGATGATGTCAGCCTGACCGCCACTTTTACCACCTCCTCCGGTTCGCGCTCGCTGGTGGCGCTGGTCACTACCGAGCGGGAGCCGCTAGCGATTCCGGCACCGGAAAAAATCGATGAGCGTATCGAAACCAGTCATATCGCCTGGCGCGACTGGGCTGACGGGCTTGACTGGCACGGGCCTTACGATAGCCACGTCAGGCGTTCGGCGCTGGCGCTGAAATTTCTCTGGTATTCCCCTACCGGCGCGCTGGCGGCGGCAGCGACCACCTCGCTGCCGGAAAAACTGGGTAACGATAAAAACTACGATTACCGCTATGCCTGGATACGCGATGCCTGCCTGATTATTAAAGCCTTCGTCTATCTGGGATCGATGGAAGATTGCAAAGCGGCCTTCTCCTGGCTGTCACATACCATTCGGCGGCATGACGGCGGCCTGCGCGCCTGTTACACGCTGGAGGGCGGACAGGTGCCGGAAGAGACCAATCCGCCGCTGGCAGGCTATCGCGAAACGCAACCGGTGCGGGTAGGTAACAACGCCCGCGATCAAATCCAGCTCAGTATGTATGGCGATATGCTGGCAACGGCGCGCCTGTTTATTGAAGCGGGTCACGTGCTGGATCTCTCTACGTCGCGTCTGCTCGGCAAGCTGGCGAATCACTGTGCTGACAGCTGGCGGCAGAAAGATTCCGGTATCTGGGAGCTGCCGGAAGAGCAGCACTATACGCATTCCAAAATGGCCTGCTGGCTGGCGCTCGATCAGGCGGTGGAGCTGGCGCGCGACAGCCATATCGAACCGACCTGGGTGCAGCGCTGGGAGCGCGAACGCGATCGTATCCGCGACTGGGTGGAAACGCACTGCTGGTCAGAGCGTCGTCAGGCTTACACCTTTTACGCCGGAACGGAGCGGCTGGATGCGGCGGTCGCCCTGACGCACTACTACGGCAGCAAAGTGAATCCGCAGCGTATGTTGTCAACGCTGACGCAGATCCGTGAGGAGCTGGGAGAGGGTCGCGTAATGCTCTACCGCTATTCTGACGTACAGAAAGAGGAAGCAACCTTTGTTGCCTGCGCTTTCTGGCTGGTAGAAGCGCTGGCGGAACTGGGCGAGCGTGATGAGGCGCGGCGCACCATGGATGAAATTCTGGAGCAGCTTTGCCAGCGCGGTAACGTCGAGATCTTTAACGAGATGTTTGATACCCGCACGCAAAGCTGGCTGGGGAATATGCCACAGGGATTAAGCCACCTGTCGCTGGTCTGCGCGGCGAAGGCGCTGTCGGAAGATAATCCCGGCCATCAGGTGTAGCGCAACGCGAAGAAGGCAGGCTGAACGCGGCTCAGCCTGCCCGCCGATTAATCTGCGGCGTAGATTTCCGGCATCAGTTCTTCCAGCAGCGCCGGAAAATAGCGCGGCTGAGGCACTTTTTTACCCTCGGACTCGCCATCCTTCCAGAATTCATATTTACCCTGACTGTAGTAAGCATAGCGGATTTGATCGTTATCCAACGTCAGCTCAAGCCAGGGTTCGTCATCACCATAAGTCCATCGGTGTTCCACAGCCTTAATCGGTACGGAAAGATCGCCGTTTTCCAGCCGTTGCTGAAGGCGCTCTGCCAGCACGTAGCCGTGCAGCTCAAAGAAATAAGCGCGTCGTGTGGATTTGCTTAACAGATAGATCTTTTCATCCTCTTTATCCAGCAGCCGTTCTTTGGCGTAGCTGATTACCTGCGGATATTTCACAATCAGCTCGCGCCAGCCGCCACAGTTGACCTGGGCGATCAGCTTTTGCAACGTACTGGTAACGTTCTGAGTGCCAATATGCGCCAGTAGCTGCCCGAATACCGGCCTCTCTACCACTGCCATCCAGCCTTTATGGCGATCGCGCCAGCTATGGTTCGCAGAGCGGCAGAAGGTGAAACGGTTATTGCCGACGGGCACCAGATAATCACCCAGCGTCAGCAGCGCGCGCTCCAGCAGATGCGCTTTATGTTCGATAATCGCCTTATCCAGCACGCGGAAAGTTTTCTCCGTCAGCGTGATAAATTTTTTCAGGCTGTGCGTGCCGTGCGTCGGTGAGCGGGCGAGATTAAGCAGGCCGCGAATGCGCCCCTGTAGATAAGGATGATGTTCTGCACGGATAAGCGCCGCCTCCCAGGCGAGATCCTGCTGAATCAAACCCACTTTAAGACGCTCTTCCTCCCACTGATCTTTGAAGATGGCGGGGATCGGCGCGTGTTCCAGCCAGTCATACAGCTCACGCGCATAGGGTGCCATTGCTTTTAATGCGGCAAGCACGCGGATGAAATTTTTCGCATCAAGTTCCAGCGTATTCAGCAGATTATCGGTAAAACGCAGCCAGCGCTGCTGATGCTGCGCTTCATCGTTGTCCGGTTTCTCCTGCGTCAGGATAAAGAGCGCCAGCGCATAGAACCGAGCCTGAACCAGATAATCACTGGTAGTAACAAAATCGGTCAGCAGCAACAGGGCAGCGGAAGCAGCCTCCCCAGCCGCAGGCGTTGCCTGGCCAACAGGGAAGTAATCGAGTACCTGCATGATCTTTGCCAGATCCTCTGGGGCAAAGGCACGGTGCTGCTCGAACTCCAGCGGGGCAAAGGTCCCCTGCGTGTCACGCAACAAGCTAAACCATGCGGCATCCTCTTTTCCCAGCGCATCTAATCGCTTATCGCTGCGTTCGCACTCCAGCAGAAAGGCCATACGCATAAAGAACCGCAGGTAGAGCGTATCGAAAGCGTGATCTTTGTCTCTGATCTGCCAGAAAAGATCGGTCCATCGCCCATCAAGCTTTTGGCTAAAGGTTTCCGCTGCAGGCCAGCCGCCAGTGTGCCCGGAGAGCCAGGCTTTAAAGTGCTCAAAATCGGTGAGCGCTTTGCCTCGGGCGTTCATTTTAATATAGAGATCGTCGGACAAACCGAAATATTGCAGGCTGAGATAGTGAAAAACAATGCGCCTGTCATCTTCGCTGCACAGGCGTTGAAACAGACTATCCGCCGGGGCAGAAAAGCGCTGCTGAAGTGCCCGTAGCATGGTTAAGCAGGATTCGATAGTAGGATCGTGACGCCAGGAAAGATAAAACCAGTGGCTGTCGATCAACTGCTCATCAATGGGGGCGGCGTCCGGCGAAAACTGATAATTCTCCGGGTTGGCGCTGACCAGCGCATCGAAGAATTCTGTGGCGCTGGTGCGGGTCTTATAGCTGAAACGCGATTTCCCGTTAAGCGTGAAGCGTTGGCAAAATGCCTGATATTCTCCTTCCTTCGCAGCGAGAAACCAGTGCAGCAGAAAAAGCGTGGTCAGACGCTGTTGTCCATCCAGTACGGAAAGCCGGGAAGGGCTTCCTTCCTCAATGCTGCCATAGATGAAGTCAAGTACCAGCGGTTCGCTTTGCGCGTCCTGATGTAGCGCCTGCGCCAGCGTATTAAGAAACTGCTGGCGGATCTCGTGTGCTGACTGACGCCCCTGGGCATAATCGCGCTGGATCACCGGAATTTCAATAAAATCAACTTTGGAAAAGATCCCGGCAAAGGACAGTATTTCCTGCTGGCTCATGATAAGGCTCCACAAAAAAAGGTGGTAAGCGTCTCGATAATGGCTTGTTGATAGTGATGCTGGTCTTCCTGATGCCAGAACGTCATATCGTGAACCTGACGGCTGTAATATTTAAGAAAGACGTTGCGGGTAGCGACGGGAACGAAGGTGGTGTTTTTATCGGCAGCGATAATACGCTGGCGCTTGATGGGGAAAATAGCGTTCTTATAGCTGCGGTTGGTTTTAGCATCCAGTAGCGTGAGATTACCGATACTATTTTCCAGATCGTGGCTGTTCTTATTTTTTTTATTTTCTTTATTAAAAGTTTTGTGTACTTCGCTAAATAATTTCTGAAATTCGAGGGATTCAAATGTTTCTTTATCGAGCAGCTTTTTGGCGCGACGATAAAATTTTGTTTGCAAAGCGTTATATTGCTCATCTTTAACCGCGAGCGTTTCATCGGGGCTAAAATGCTCAAGGGTATTTTTTGTCCAGCTTTTCTGTCCCGAAATGCTTTCCGGCATCTGCGAGCTAACGGAGCTGATATGCTCAATATCCCATGTGTCCAGCTTGTAGCGTTGAAACTGGAAGCGCATGCTGGAACAGTCGTTGCCTAAAATAGTGGCGATATTAAATAACAGCAGCAGCGCGCGTAAGTTTTTATCACCATAGCTTGCGCCAGCAATTGCAGCGGCAATATTCTCTCGCCGATGGTGACTATCGGCTTTTGCTGCTTCCGGTAGCGCAATCACCAGAATCTCCTGACGAAGCTGAGCCAGAAAGGCGCTTTTACTGCCGCAGTTTTGCTGTAAGTGAAGCAGCTTTTGTAGGGTGACTTTCTGGCTAATCAGATAGCCAACCAGATGATAAAGATGCTGATCCTCAAACCATTCGTTAAGTGTCATAAACAGATGTTTAACGCGCGTCCAGGGATGCTCTGTCGCCTGTGCATCGCTTTTATTGCTTTGCAAATAATGCGAAAATTTAAGGAAAATGTAGTAAGGATCGTGGGCGGAAACCGATAGCGGTTGCGTATCGGCAATCACCTTGAGCAGCAGTTCGATGCGGTTATCTGGCTGGGCGGCATCGCTGGCATTGCTAATGAAATACCAGAAATCAGGCTGCCGTAACCGCCGTTCAATCGTGTCCCATTCGTGGGCCATTCTTAGCTGCTGAAAAGAGAGGTCTTTACCTGTACCGGTGAAGTTATTTGCGTGCAGAAAAAGTGCCTTAACCAGCTCGGCATTGGTTAGCGGAATTTTACCGCGGTTAAGACGGGAAAAGACGCTGGTGGCCTCTACCGTTTCATGCAGCTGATACCAGATAAATTTAACGTTTCTGCCCGCTTTCTCGTTATTAAGCAAGGTCGTTAAAAAAGTAAACTTATAAACTCCTTGTTTCTCTTCAAACCAGGCTTTTACCGTTTCCCATGCCTGGGAAATATAATAAAAATCGATATTTTCTTCTGCTCTGGCAGGATCGATTTTGGCCAGAAAGTCTTCGCTGCCAGGACGGGTTTCAAAACGCAGGCTGTAACAGGGTTGCCCCATCATCGCAGCAATATCTTTCAGATAACTCAGAATGATATATAGCGTGGTCAGCCGCTGCTGTCCGTCAACCAGCTCCCATTCGTCGCCGCGTTTTTTAACTACCATCGGCTGTAAACAGTAGAATGCCTCTTTTGAGTTTTCCTCGTTGTTCTGTTGAAATTCGGCGATATCTTCTAACAGATCTCTTACCTGGCGCGGGGTCCAGCGATAGCCGCGCTGCCAGGCGGGAATAAAAAATTTCTCCGTAAGCAGATCGCAGACGGGCTTAAGCATCAGTTGATTAGTGTTTTGCATATTGGTTCCTGAAGGGCAGGAAGGCGCTGACGAATAACAAACCGTACAGGCTGGCCCACGGCCTGAAGGCTATGGCTTTAATACGAAATGAGATCAGTTATCGGCGCAAATAAGCAAAACTAAAATTATTATATAAATTATGTGAGCGACGCCACGCCAGTAAAAAAGGCCGGGATCTTATCCCGGCCTTTAATTAACAATCTGGTATCAGAGCTAAAGCGGCCCACTTGCCTGGCCTTTTAGCGCATCGTTACGAACTCTTCGGCTGCCGTTGGGTGAATTGCCACGGTGTTATCAAAGTCTTTTTTGGTGGCACCCATTTTCAGTGCAACCGCGAAGCCCTGTAGCATTTCGTCCATACCGAAGCCGATGCCGTGAATACCCACGATCTTTTCCTCTTTCCCGACGCAGACCAGCTTCATACGGCACGGCTGGCGATGCTGGGTCACTGCGGTGTACATCGCGGTAAAAGACGATTTATATACCTTCACGGCCTCATCGCCGTAATGCGCGCGCGCTTCCGGCTCGGTCAGGCCAACGGTGCCGATCGGCGGATGGCTGAAAACCACGGTCGGAATATTGCTGTAATCCAGGTGCTCATCTGGCTTGTTATTGAACAGACGTTCGGAGAGACGACGCCCCGCCGCCACCGCGACCGGCGTTAGCTCAACCGCGCCGGTGTTATCGCCAACGGCGTAAATCCCGGCAACGCTGGTGTTCTGGAACTTATCTACCTGAATGTAACCTTTCTCATTCAGCGCCACGCCGGTTACGGCGAGGTTCAGATTATCGGTTGCCGGTTCGCGACCGATGGCCCAAATCAGGCAGTCAACGGTTTGCGACTGCCCGTTTTCCAGCTGTAGCGTCAGGCTGCCGTCATCATTTTTCACTACTGCTTTTGGCACCGAGTGCGTATGCAGCGTCGGGCCTTCACTGTTCATTACTTCCACCAGCGTTTCGCTAAGCAGCGGATCGAACTGGCGCAGCGGCGCTTCTTTGCGAACAAACAGATGGGTTTCTGACCCCAGCGCGTTCAGCACGCCAGCGATCTCTACGGCGATATAACCTGCGCCAACGATGGCGGTGCGTTTCGGCATCGCCTGTAGCTCAAAAAAGCCGTCAGAATCGATGCCATATTCCGCGCCGGGAATCGACGGATGTACCGGACGCCCGCCGGTTGCAATCAGGATATGATCGGCAGTGATCTTCTCGCCGTTAACCTCAACGGTATGCGCGTCGACGAAGCGGGCAAAGCCTTTGATCACATCTACGTTGTTTTTGCCCAGCACCGTTTCATAGGACGTGTGGATGCGATCGATATAGGCGCTACGGTTTTTCAGCAGTGTCTGCCAGTTAAACTGGTTTACCGTGGTATCAAAACCATAGTCCGGGCCGTAGTTGTGAATTGCTTCAGCCACCTGTGCCGCATGCCACATTACTTTTTTCGGTACGCAACCGACGTTAACACAGGTGCCGCCCAGCTCTTTCGCTTCGATCAGGGCGCATTTCTGACCATACATCGCCGCACGGTTAATGGAGGCGATACCGCCGCTGCCGCCGCCAATGGCGAGGTAATCATAATGTCGGGTCATTGAGCGAGCTCCAAAAATAAGATAAGAAAACTGGCGTAAGTGTACCGCCACTCTGCGATTTACCGCAAAGTTTGCGCCTATGATTGCAACAGGAGACAACTTTTGCTGCACCTGTGCCGCAAAATTGATCGGTTTGATCGCCTGGGGCGGGCCGCAGTATTGACGATCGGACTGCGATCCGCCAGCCTGTCGGGTGCGGCGAACAGAGGGTTGGCCGCGGTGCGTCAGCAGCAAAAGGGCGAATGCCAAATAACGCCGAGCGGTGACGCCATTTTTGCCCGTTTCGCATCGCGCCGGGAAGCCATCAAACCTCAACCAGAGAAAACCTATGCATCTTACTTTCCTGGGGACCAGTGCCGGTACCCCCAGCCTGCAGCGTAACGTCACCGCTATCGGCCTGACGCTTTCCCATCGTGGCGACTGCTGGCTGTTTGACTGCGGCGAAGCGACGCAGCATCAGTTTATGCGCAGCATGTTAAAACCGGGCAGGCTACAACGCATCTTCATTACTCACCTGCACGGCGATCATATTTTTGGGCTGCCGGGGCTGCTGACCAGCCGCTCAATGGGCAGCATTAGCGAACCGTTAACGCTTTACGGGCCGCCGGGACTGCGCGCTTTTGTTGAAACCACGCTAAGCCTGAGCGGTTCGTACATGACTTACCCGCTGGAAATTATCGAAATTGAGGCGGGTGTGATTCTGGATGATGGCGTGATGAAAGTAACGGCCTTGCCGCTTAACCATGTATTACCCTGCTTCGGTTTTCGTATTGAACAGTACGACAAGCTGGGCTATCTGGATTCTGAAAAACTTAAGGCGGATAACGTGCCGCGCGGTCCCTGGCTACAGCAGCTAAAGCAGGGAAAAAGCGTCACGCTGGAAGATGGACGCACCATCCACGGGCGTGACTATCTTGGCCCTTCGACGCCGGGGAAAAAACTGGCGATTTTCGGCGATACCGCACCGGCGGAAAACGGTATTGCGCTGGCGTCAGAGGTGGATGTGATGGTACACGAAACGACGCTGGAGATGGCGCTGGAAGAAAAAGCTAACGGGCGTGGTCATTCCTCCACCGTACAGGCAGCCACGCTTGCCAGAGATGCCCGCGCCAAGCGGCTGATTGCCACGCACTTTAGTTCGCGCTATCGCTTCGAAGACATGCCGCGCCTGCTGGCGGAGTGTCAGGCCATTTTCCCCGCCACCGAACTGGCGCGCGACTTAGCGGTGTTCGAAATATAAGGGAAGGGTAACGCCGGGCTTAAAGCAGCGGGTTCGCCGCCATAAACGCCATACTGACGAATTTAAAGCATAAGCCAGCTGGCCGTTATAA
The sequence above is a segment of the Mixta intestinalis genome. Coding sequences within it:
- a CDS encoding DUF262 domain-containing protein, with protein sequence MQNTNQLMLKPVCDLLTEKFFIPAWQRGYRWTPRQVRDLLEDIAEFQQNNEENSKEAFYCLQPMVVKKRGDEWELVDGQQRLTTLYIILSYLKDIAAMMGQPCYSLRFETRPGSEDFLAKIDPARAEENIDFYYISQAWETVKAWFEEKQGVYKFTFLTTLLNNEKAGRNVKFIWYQLHETVEATSVFSRLNRGKIPLTNAELVKALFLHANNFTGTGKDLSFQQLRMAHEWDTIERRLRQPDFWYFISNASDAAQPDNRIELLLKVIADTQPLSVSAHDPYYIFLKFSHYLQSNKSDAQATEHPWTRVKHLFMTLNEWFEDQHLYHLVGYLISQKVTLQKLLHLQQNCGSKSAFLAQLRQEILVIALPEAAKADSHHRRENIAAAIAGASYGDKNLRALLLLFNIATILGNDCSSMRFQFQRYKLDTWDIEHISSVSSQMPESISGQKSWTKNTLEHFSPDETLAVKDEQYNALQTKFYRRAKKLLDKETFESLEFQKLFSEVHKTFNKENKKNKNSHDLENSIGNLTLLDAKTNRSYKNAIFPIKRQRIIAADKNTTFVPVATRNVFLKYYSRQVHDMTFWHQEDQHHYQQAIIETLTTFFCGALS
- the adhP gene encoding alcohol dehydrogenase AdhP, translated to MKAAVVTKDHRVEVVEKTLRALAYGEARLKMECCGVCHTDLHVKNGDFGDTTGIILGHEGIGIVEEIGPGVTSLKPGDRASVAWFYQGCGHCEYCNSGNETLCRNVKNAGYSVDGGMAEECIVVADYAVKVPDGLDPAAASSVTCAGVTTYKAVKVSGIRPGKWIAIYGLGGLGNLALQYAKNVFNAKVIAVDINDDQLAFASEMGADIVINSRNEDAAKIIQDRVGGAHAAVVTAVAKAAFNSAVDAMRAGGRIVAVGLPPESMSLNIPRLVLDGIEVVGSLVGTREDLAEAFQFAAEGKVVPHVTRRAIGDINDIFHEMENGKIRGRMVIDFAMKS
- a CDS encoding DUF262 domain-containing protein encodes the protein MSQQEILSFAGIFSKVDFIEIPVIQRDYAQGRQSAHEIRQQFLNTLAQALHQDAQSEPLVLDFIYGSIEEGSPSRLSVLDGQQRLTTLFLLHWFLAAKEGEYQAFCQRFTLNGKSRFSYKTRTSATEFFDALVSANPENYQFSPDAAPIDEQLIDSHWFYLSWRHDPTIESCLTMLRALQQRFSAPADSLFQRLCSEDDRRIVFHYLSLQYFGLSDDLYIKMNARGKALTDFEHFKAWLSGHTGGWPAAETFSQKLDGRWTDLFWQIRDKDHAFDTLYLRFFMRMAFLLECERSDKRLDALGKEDAAWFSLLRDTQGTFAPLEFEQHRAFAPEDLAKIMQVLDYFPVGQATPAAGEAASAALLLLTDFVTTSDYLVQARFYALALFILTQEKPDNDEAQHQQRWLRFTDNLLNTLELDAKNFIRVLAALKAMAPYARELYDWLEHAPIPAIFKDQWEEERLKVGLIQQDLAWEAALIRAEHHPYLQGRIRGLLNLARSPTHGTHSLKKFITLTEKTFRVLDKAIIEHKAHLLERALLTLGDYLVPVGNNRFTFCRSANHSWRDRHKGWMAVVERPVFGQLLAHIGTQNVTSTLQKLIAQVNCGGWRELIVKYPQVISYAKERLLDKEDEKIYLLSKSTRRAYFFELHGYVLAERLQQRLENGDLSVPIKAVEHRWTYGDDEPWLELTLDNDQIRYAYYSQGKYEFWKDGESEGKKVPQPRYFPALLEELMPEIYAAD
- the rnz gene encoding ribonuclease Z, with amino-acid sequence MHLTFLGTSAGTPSLQRNVTAIGLTLSHRGDCWLFDCGEATQHQFMRSMLKPGRLQRIFITHLHGDHIFGLPGLLTSRSMGSISEPLTLYGPPGLRAFVETTLSLSGSYMTYPLEIIEIEAGVILDDGVMKVTALPLNHVLPCFGFRIEQYDKLGYLDSEKLKADNVPRGPWLQQLKQGKSVTLEDGRTIHGRDYLGPSTPGKKLAIFGDTAPAENGIALASEVDVMVHETTLEMALEEKANGRGHSSTVQAATLARDARAKRLIATHFSSRYRFEDMPRLLAECQAIFPATELARDLAVFEI
- a CDS encoding glycoside hydrolase family 15 protein, with the protein product MKNMTYESPARENGYAGLGDYAAIGEGRSVALIAPDGAIDWWCAPNLDSPPLFDRILDADYGGYFQVVPASSWRMQRSYRENSNVLETRYQTDSGEVLVTESLNSTLAGRLPWNELARRVDGVRGEVAMKVIFQPGTRAETCSPWMNKVHDYPVYHVGELMAMLRLTDDVQIDRCDDVSLTATFTTSSGSRSLVALVTTEREPLAIPAPEKIDERIETSHIAWRDWADGLDWHGPYDSHVRRSALALKFLWYSPTGALAAAATTSLPEKLGNDKNYDYRYAWIRDACLIIKAFVYLGSMEDCKAAFSWLSHTIRRHDGGLRACYTLEGGQVPEETNPPLAGYRETQPVRVGNNARDQIQLSMYGDMLATARLFIEAGHVLDLSTSRLLGKLANHCADSWRQKDSGIWELPEEQHYTHSKMACWLALDQAVELARDSHIEPTWVQRWERERDRIRDWVETHCWSERRQAYTFYAGTERLDAAVALTHYYGSKVNPQRMLSTLTQIREELGEGRVMLYRYSDVQKEEATFVACAFWLVEALAELGERDEARRTMDEILEQLCQRGNVEIFNEMFDTRTQSWLGNMPQGLSHLSLVCAAKALSEDNPGHQV
- the gorA gene encoding glutathione-disulfide reductase — translated: MTRHYDYLAIGGGSGGIASINRAAMYGQKCALIEAKELGGTCVNVGCVPKKVMWHAAQVAEAIHNYGPDYGFDTTVNQFNWQTLLKNRSAYIDRIHTSYETVLGKNNVDVIKGFARFVDAHTVEVNGEKITADHILIATGGRPVHPSIPGAEYGIDSDGFFELQAMPKRTAIVGAGYIAVEIAGVLNALGSETHLFVRKEAPLRQFDPLLSETLVEVMNSEGPTLHTHSVPKAVVKNDDGSLTLQLENGQSQTVDCLIWAIGREPATDNLNLAVTGVALNEKGYIQVDKFQNTSVAGIYAVGDNTGAVELTPVAVAAGRRLSERLFNNKPDEHLDYSNIPTVVFSHPPIGTVGLTEPEARAHYGDEAVKVYKSSFTAMYTAVTQHRQPCRMKLVCVGKEEKIVGIHGIGFGMDEMLQGFAVALKMGATKKDFDNTVAIHPTAAEEFVTMR
- a CDS encoding alpha/beta hydrolase — encoded protein: MISRRRLLLGVGASLFSVQTGSLFAEQDVIPLWPEQPPGGGGPSGALHINKSGSWSNIVSPSIQRFLPEAPNGEAVLIAAGGGYRWIGMGREAWPVARWLNSMGYTAYVLSYRLPGEKWHAGPLAALQDAQRAIRLIRAIDHSVHALGFSAGAHLLGMAAARPGYASYAPQDALDMLTASVDSIGLIYPIITLEAPWNHTTTHRMLAGKHATPEQEAAWSIENFVTAAYPPTFLAQARDDRVSPPQNSLIMREICRRKGVPVEWIEIDKGGHGFGLGAAGTPAAIWDRAYALWLRSRQHQRRPMLTFTM